From one Methanobrevibacter arboriphilus JCM 13429 = DSM 1125 genomic stretch:
- a CDS encoding cytidylyltransferase domain-containing protein, protein MYNDKKIIVIIPARGGSKGIPRKNIRLLANKPLIAYSIETSLKSKYVDKVVVTTDDDEIKFIAEKFGASTIKRSGNLALDDIPLDPVIYDAVKTEEKSCKTIFDFIITVQPTSPLLKTETIDETIEKLYDNFNDTIISVVDDRHLNWGFDDKEKKYYPLYAERVNRQYLPKTFKETGGIFATKREFLSENSRMGENINLIELSSHESIDIDNYEDWWVAERLINKKRIVIKTDATNEIGTGHIYRGLAIASKLPNHEVLFLLDEDKKLGIEIIESYNYPYLTHKSTKNHIDSKSDTSNSNNFNSNSNSNIDNSINSSIGIDNKDDGHYNDDLMEKIKEYDPDIVINDILNTSYEYISLLKKNNYFVINFEDIGDGAKVADIVFDALYEHQIPSKNVYSGYKYYILKDEFYFQKQKEIKKHDSVNEILLTFGGTDPNDLTRKTLNAILNSKYNGNITIILGLGYKDKKGIKNEFNKHSNVEIFENVKNISEYMYKADLIFTSAGRTMYEIASIGVPCICLCQNNRELTHTFANAKNGFINLGLGKDINEEEIIDTMENLINNTNIRIEMNKRMLNIDLKHGFENIMSIVKNKYKKHIDIISY, encoded by the coding sequence ATGTATAATGATAAAAAAATTATTGTAATCATTCCTGCAAGAGGAGGTTCTAAGGGAATTCCTCGAAAAAATATCAGGTTATTAGCTAATAAACCTTTGATAGCTTATTCAATTGAAACATCATTAAAATCAAAATATGTAGATAAGGTTGTTGTGACAACTGATGATGATGAGATTAAATTTATTGCTGAAAAATTTGGAGCATCAACCATTAAAAGGTCTGGAAATTTAGCTCTTGATGATATACCTTTAGATCCTGTTATATATGATGCTGTTAAAACTGAAGAAAAGTCTTGTAAAACTATTTTTGATTTTATTATAACTGTGCAACCAACTTCACCACTATTAAAAACTGAAACAATTGATGAAACAATTGAAAAACTTTATGATAATTTTAATGATACTATAATTAGTGTAGTTGATGATAGACATCTTAACTGGGGTTTTGATGATAAAGAAAAAAAATATTATCCTCTTTATGCGGAAAGAGTAAATCGTCAATATCTTCCAAAGACTTTTAAGGAAACTGGTGGAATATTCGCAACAAAAAGGGAATTTTTAAGTGAAAATTCTAGAATGGGGGAAAATATAAACTTGATTGAATTAAGTTCTCATGAGAGTATAGATATTGATAATTATGAAGATTGGTGGGTAGCTGAAAGATTAATTAATAAGAAAAGAATCGTTATAAAAACTGATGCAACTAATGAAATTGGTACTGGGCATATTTATCGAGGATTAGCTATTGCATCAAAGTTACCTAATCATGAAGTTCTTTTCCTTTTAGACGAAGATAAAAAATTAGGAATTGAGATTATTGAAAGCTATAATTATCCTTATTTAACTCATAAATCTACTAAAAATCATATTGATTCTAAATCTGATACTAGCAACTCTAATAATTTTAATTCTAATTCCAATTCTAATATTGATAATAGTATTAATTCCAGCATTGGTATTGATAATAAGGATGATGGACATTATAATGATGATTTGATGGAAAAAATAAAAGAATATGATCCAGATATTGTAATAAATGATATTTTAAATACTAGCTATGAGTATATTTCTTTATTGAAGAAAAATAATTATTTTGTAATCAACTTTGAAGATATAGGTGATGGTGCAAAGGTTGCAGATATTGTTTTTGATGCATTATATGAACATCAAATTCCTTCAAAAAATGTTTATTCTGGTTATAAGTATTATATTTTAAAAGATGAATTTTATTTTCAAAAACAGAAAGAAATTAAAAAACATGATAGTGTTAATGAAATTCTTCTAACTTTTGGTGGAACTGATCCTAATGATCTAACTCGTAAAACTTTAAATGCTATATTAAATAGTAAATATAATGGTAATATTACTATTATATTAGGTCTTGGATATAAAGATAAAAAAGGAATAAAGAATGAATTTAATAAACATTCTAATGTAGAAATATTTGAGAATGTTAAAAATATTAGTGAGTATATGTATAAAGCAGACTTAATTTTTACATCTGCTGGAAGAACAATGTATGAAATAGCTAGTATTGGAGTTCCATGTATTTGTTTATGTCAAAATAATAGAGAATTAACACACACATTTGCTAATGCTAAAAATGGATTTATAAATCTAGGACTTGGAAAAGACATTAATGAAGAGGAAATAATAGATACTATGGAAAATCTTATTAATAATACTAATATAAGAATAGAAATGAATAAAAGAATGTTAAATATTGATTTAAAGCATGGTTTTGAAAATATAATGAGTATTGTTAAAAATAAGTACAAAAAACATATTGATATTATTTCTTATTGA
- a CDS encoding ABC transporter permease: MGEFEGIYTIWLREAKRYVRYKSRIITAIFTPLLWLLVFGVGLGSAIKLGGTTGGYEAFIYPGIISQTILFTCIMSGIGIIIDKQYGFLKEIMVAPLSRTSIILGKALGISTGAIIQAMLLLLLSFVVGVPMTPLIFIGATIISIIISIGFSGLGLLIASFMDSMEGFNLVMSFVIMPIFLLSGALFPVTDLPSWLNFIVYLDPLTYGVDALRGVILGESVLPIELSLIVISFFAILMILLSAIVFTKKEQNLM; encoded by the coding sequence ATGGGCGAATTTGAGGGAATATATACAATTTGGTTAAGGGAAGCTAAAAGATATGTTCGTTACAAATCCAGAATAATTACAGCTATTTTTACACCACTATTATGGCTACTTGTCTTTGGTGTAGGCCTTGGTAGTGCAATCAAGCTTGGGGGTACAACTGGGGGATATGAGGCATTTATTTATCCAGGAATAATTTCTCAAACTATATTGTTTACTTGTATAATGTCTGGAATTGGAATAATAATAGATAAACAATATGGGTTTTTAAAGGAAATAATGGTTGCTCCACTTTCAAGAACATCTATAATATTGGGAAAAGCATTAGGAATAAGTACTGGTGCAATAATCCAGGCTATGTTACTTTTATTATTATCATTTGTAGTTGGAGTTCCTATGACTCCTTTAATATTTATTGGAGCTACTATAATTAGTATTATAATTTCAATTGGATTTTCAGGGCTTGGATTACTTATAGCATCATTTATGGATAGTATGGAAGGGTTTAATTTAGTGATGAGTTTTGTTATAATGCCTATTTTCCTATTAAGTGGAGCATTATTCCCTGTAACAGATTTACCAAGTTGGTTAAATTTCATTGTTTATTTAGATCCATTAACTTATGGGGTTGATGCACTTAGGGGAGTAATACTTGGAGAATCTGTATTACCAATTGAATTAAGCTTAATTGTAATTTCATTCTTTGCTATATTAATGATACTATTATCAGCAATAGTTTTCACAAAAAAAGAACAGAATTTAATGTAA
- a CDS encoding ATP-binding cassette domain-containing protein has product MSYIIETDNITKDFGDFRAVNSINLKVPRNSVYGVLGPNGAGKSTLISMLCTILAPTSGTAKINGYDIVKEANDVRKSIGIVFQTRALDDILTGREHLEMHAALYGVPNDVRQDRIDEVLELIALGSKADEETKNYSGGMKRRLEIGRGLVHHPKLLFLDEPTLGLDIQTRESIWNYIEDLKNTIDITILLTTHYLEEVDNLCDDLSIIDQGEIIKSGNPKNLKAELKSDTVTLISPEIDKLCDIMENQTFVKDIIKKDDEIRLLVEKGEDLIPEIVKIANNNNIKITSIELKHPSLEEVFIKYTGRKIGDSVKMRGV; this is encoded by the coding sequence ATGAGCTATATTATTGAAACAGATAATATAACAAAGGATTTTGGTGACTTTAGAGCTGTTAATTCAATAAATCTGAAAGTTCCAAGAAATAGTGTTTATGGAGTTTTAGGCCCTAATGGTGCAGGTAAAAGTACTTTGATTTCAATGTTGTGTACTATACTTGCTCCAACAAGTGGAACAGCTAAAATAAATGGTTATGATATTGTAAAAGAAGCTAATGATGTTAGAAAATCTATAGGTATTGTTTTTCAAACAAGGGCTCTTGATGATATATTGACTGGAAGGGAACATCTTGAAATGCATGCTGCTCTTTATGGAGTTCCTAATGATGTAAGACAAGATAGAATTGATGAAGTTCTTGAATTAATAGCTCTTGGTAGTAAAGCTGATGAAGAAACCAAAAATTATTCTGGAGGTATGAAAAGAAGGCTTGAAATAGGAAGAGGCCTTGTTCATCATCCTAAATTACTATTTTTAGATGAACCTACATTAGGACTTGATATTCAAACAAGAGAAAGTATTTGGAATTATATAGAGGATCTTAAAAATACTATTGATATTACTATTCTCTTAACTACTCATTATCTTGAAGAAGTAGATAATCTTTGTGATGATCTATCTATTATAGATCAAGGAGAGATAATTAAATCTGGAAATCCAAAAAACCTTAAAGCTGAATTAAAATCAGATACTGTAACTCTTATTTCTCCAGAAATTGATAAATTATGTGATATTATGGAGAATCAGACTTTTGTTAAGGATATAATAAAAAAAGATGATGAGATAAGATTATTAGTTGAAAAAGGAGAAGATTTAATTCCAGAAATTGTTAAAATAGCTAATAATAATAATATTAAGATTACTTCCATTGAACTTAAGCATCCAAGCCTTGAAGAAGTATTTATCAAGTATACAGGACGTAAGATTGGAGATAGTGTAAAAATGAGGGGTGTTTAG
- the hypD gene encoding hydrogenase formation protein HypD: MKDISKELIKRIEKLKTPIKIMHVCGSHEHTIMENGLRTLLPKEVEVVAGPGCPVCCVPSREIDESLELIDKGVTIATFGDMLRVPGSERSLADAKAEGADVRIVYGINNAVELAQKIDNEVVFIAAGFETTAPTTASEILNKPPENFSVLSSHRMIPPALEFLIESGQTNLDALIEPGHVCTIIGTKPFEKFSTKYNIPQAVAGFNPLDILMAVYMILRQVNKGEAKIDNEYNRAVREEGNLLAQKVIGEVFDITSREWRGFPKIPNSVMEIKNEFSEYNAREKFDIEVKDVKEAPTGCICGPILRGVARPEDCKLFRTECNPMNPIGACMVSKEGTCNIAHRYGTL, translated from the coding sequence ATGAAAGATATTTCTAAAGAATTAATAAAAAGAATTGAAAAATTAAAAACTCCTATTAAAATTATGCATGTTTGCGGTTCTCATGAACACACAATAATGGAAAATGGACTTAGAACTCTTCTTCCAAAGGAAGTTGAAGTTGTTGCAGGTCCAGGTTGTCCTGTTTGTTGTGTTCCTTCTCGTGAAATCGATGAAAGTCTTGAGCTTATTGATAAAGGAGTGACAATAGCTACTTTTGGAGATATGTTAAGAGTTCCTGGATCTGAAAGATCATTAGCTGATGCAAAAGCTGAAGGTGCAGATGTTCGGATTGTTTATGGAATAAATAATGCTGTTGAATTAGCTCAAAAAATTGATAATGAAGTTGTTTTTATTGCAGCAGGATTTGAAACAACAGCTCCAACTACAGCTTCAGAAATATTAAATAAACCTCCAGAAAACTTTTCAGTACTATCATCCCATAGAATGATACCCCCAGCTCTTGAATTTTTAATCGAATCTGGACAAACAAACTTAGATGCATTAATAGAACCAGGACACGTTTGTACAATTATAGGTACAAAACCATTTGAAAAATTTTCTACTAAATACAATATTCCACAAGCTGTTGCTGGGTTCAATCCATTAGATATTTTAATGGCAGTTTATATGATACTTAGGCAAGTAAATAAGGGAGAAGCTAAAATAGACAATGAGTATAATAGAGCAGTTCGTGAAGAAGGAAATTTACTTGCTCAAAAAGTTATTGGTGAAGTATTTGATATTACAAGCCGTGAATGGAGAGGTTTTCCAAAAATTCCAAATTCTGTAATGGAAATTAAAAATGAGTTTTCAGAATATAATGCTAGAGAAAAATTTGATATTGAAGTTAAGGATGTTAAAGAAGCTCCAACAGGTTGTATTTGTGGGCCAATTTTAAGAGGTGTTGCAAGACCAGAGGATTGTAAACTATTTAGAACTGAATGTAATCCTATGAATCCAATTGGTGCTTGTATGGTTAGTAAAGAGGGTACTTGTAATATAGCCCATAGATATGGTACATTATAA
- a CDS encoding phosphoglycolate phosphatase, which produces MNTKKIKAIAVDIDGTITDSDRRICISAIEAIRAAEKIGIPTIIVTGNIFFYATATATLIGTTGGIVAENGGVISEIDSEGIEKIKVLGNFQKTAKAFEYLNSEVKNKYKDYELKKVDDSESRLSEIAIYRTIDEEILKNILKESPEEFSVEIYDTQFAIHITDINVNKGSSLETVAKKSGFHVNEIMAIGDSENDIEFLKVCGLKVAVANADKILKETADYVCKNEYGDGVKEAIEKFILKGN; this is translated from the coding sequence ATGAATACAAAAAAAATAAAAGCTATTGCTGTGGATATTGACGGAACTATTACAGATAGCGATAGAAGAATTTGTATAAGTGCTATTGAAGCTATAAGAGCTGCTGAGAAGATTGGAATCCCTACAATAATTGTTACAGGAAATATTTTCTTTTATGCAACTGCAACTGCAACTCTAATTGGTACTACTGGAGGAATAGTAGCTGAAAATGGAGGAGTAATCTCTGAAATAGATTCTGAAGGTATTGAAAAAATAAAAGTACTTGGAAATTTTCAAAAAACTGCAAAGGCTTTTGAATATTTAAACTCAGAAGTCAAAAATAAATATAAGGATTATGAACTTAAAAAAGTTGATGATTCTGAAAGTAGGCTCTCTGAAATCGCAATTTATAGAACTATTGATGAAGAAATTCTAAAAAATATACTCAAGGAATCTCCAGAGGAATTTAGTGTTGAAATTTATGATACACAATTTGCAATTCATATAACTGATATAAATGTTAATAAGGGATCTTCTTTAGAAACTGTAGCTAAAAAATCTGGTTTCCACGTCAATGAGATAATGGCTATAGGTGATAGTGAAAATGACATTGAATTTTTAAAAGTTTGTGGACTTAAGGTAGCTGTAGCAAATGCAGATAAGATTTTAAAAGAAACAGCAGACTATGTTTGTAAAAATGAATATGGTGATGGTGTTAAAGAAGCTATTGAAAAATTCATCTTAAAAGGAAATTAA
- a CDS encoding TldD/PmbA family protein: protein MLFEISEKAEKEISKYSDDYEIYLELEKVLQLDAQKNDLSFAKEEINVGIGIRIISENKLGFAYSSDINKIEDVAKKAYLNSKLNEADENFCFAQKTKLDNVKNIYDSKFEKLDVTEASEFLESILETCVENNCEPTSGSFAASLENNLITNSNGVSAFNKFTDFSAFVSINAEKNGEKSTAYDSISSCNFDLDGEKLANETCKVAKDSIGGVNVETKDNKVILDYRGAVGLLSTFINAFNADNVQRGRSILKDKIEKPIVDTNISIYDDGTLEGGLNSSISDSEGVKTEKTCLVEDGILKGFIYDIYTAKKENSNKNGADDIKSTANGFRGSYAGTPSVSPSNIIFDFKEQVDISEIENGFLATDVLGAHTANPISGDFSVEANNAFLIDNGEISKPVKKAMISGNIFQALSDCNGVKSELRQYGSFLIPKILFNNLRVVG from the coding sequence ATGTTATTTGAAATATCAGAAAAAGCAGAAAAAGAAATATCAAAATATTCTGATGATTATGAAATTTATTTAGAATTAGAAAAAGTTTTGCAATTAGATGCTCAAAAAAATGATCTTAGTTTTGCTAAAGAAGAAATAAATGTAGGAATTGGGATTAGAATAATATCTGAGAATAAATTAGGATTTGCCTATAGTTCAGATATAAATAAAATAGAAGATGTTGCTAAAAAAGCTTATCTAAATTCAAAACTTAATGAAGCTGATGAAAATTTTTGTTTTGCTCAAAAAACAAAATTAGATAATGTTAAGAATATTTATGATTCTAAATTTGAAAAACTAGATGTTACTGAGGCAAGTGAATTTTTAGAATCTATTTTAGAAACTTGTGTAGAAAATAATTGTGAGCCTACCTCTGGTAGTTTTGCAGCATCTCTTGAGAATAATCTAATTACTAACTCTAATGGAGTTTCAGCATTTAACAAGTTTACTGATTTTTCAGCTTTTGTATCTATTAATGCTGAAAAAAATGGTGAAAAATCTACTGCTTATGATAGTATTTCTTCTTGTAATTTTGATCTTGATGGTGAAAAATTAGCTAATGAAACATGTAAAGTTGCAAAAGATTCAATTGGAGGAGTTAATGTTGAAACTAAAGATAATAAAGTTATTTTAGATTATCGTGGGGCAGTTGGTCTTCTTAGCACTTTTATAAATGCTTTCAATGCAGATAATGTTCAAAGAGGTAGATCCATTCTTAAAGATAAGATTGAAAAACCTATTGTTGATACCAATATTTCTATATATGATGATGGAACTCTTGAAGGAGGATTAAACTCATCTATATCAGACAGTGAAGGAGTCAAAACAGAAAAAACCTGTTTAGTTGAAGATGGAATTTTAAAAGGTTTTATTTACGATATTTACACTGCTAAGAAGGAAAATTCTAATAAAAACGGTGCTGATGATATAAAAAGCACAGCTAATGGATTTAGAGGATCTTATGCAGGCACTCCTTCTGTTTCCCCTTCAAATATCATATTTGATTTTAAAGAACAAGTTGATATTTCTGAAATTGAGAATGGTTTTTTAGCTACTGATGTTTTAGGTGCTCATACAGCTAATCCTATATCTGGTGATTTTTCAGTTGAAGCTAATAATGCATTTTTGATAGATAATGGTGAAATTTCAAAACCAGTGAAAAAGGCAATGATTTCTGGAAATATTTTCCAAGCATTATCTGATTGTAATGGAGTTAAAAGTGAGTTGAGACAGTATGGGTCTTTTTTAATTCCTAAAATATTATTTAATAATTTAAGAGTGGTTGGATAG
- the pscS gene encoding O-phospho-L-seryl-tRNA:Cys-tRNA synthase produces MECNDYNITRDLERKNLNLNPLQRGGVLPREAREALHDFGDGYSVCDYCSGRLDEIAKPSISGFLEDLSKFIKVDDVRTTHGARESKFIVMHSICEPGDIIVVDGNAHYTTHLAAERAGLEIIEVPNSEYPEFRVDMDVYEETLKNSIDEYGEIKLAVLTHVDGDYGNLTDAKSFGNFCNKLNVPSLLNCAYSMGRLPIDVNGWNIDFVVGSGHKSMAASGPIGVLGMKHEWAETLLKRSPRHTKKEVEMLGCTSRGAPIATLMASLPHVVNRVKNWNEEVELSRSFVANLEEIEGITQLGIKPTNHDLVRFDTPILHEISKIHPRKGFFLYEELKSRNIVGIKRGQTEWFKCSTYGMSKNQRDYIADSFKEIVEKFAK; encoded by the coding sequence ATGGAATGTAATGATTATAATATTACAAGAGATTTAGAAAGAAAAAATCTTAATTTAAATCCTCTTCAAAGAGGAGGCGTTCTCCCAAGAGAAGCTAGAGAGGCATTACACGATTTTGGAGACGGTTATAGTGTTTGTGATTATTGTAGTGGAAGATTAGATGAAATAGCTAAACCTTCAATATCTGGCTTCTTAGAAGATTTATCTAAATTTATAAAGGTTGATGATGTTAGAACAACACATGGGGCCCGTGAAAGTAAATTCATAGTTATGCATAGTATATGTGAACCTGGTGATATTATTGTAGTTGATGGTAATGCTCATTACACAACCCATTTAGCTGCTGAAAGAGCAGGTCTTGAAATTATTGAGGTTCCTAACTCGGAGTATCCTGAATTTAGAGTTGACATGGATGTTTATGAAGAAACTCTTAAAAACTCTATTGATGAATATGGTGAAATAAAGCTAGCAGTACTTACTCATGTTGATGGAGATTATGGTAATCTAACCGATGCAAAATCTTTTGGTAATTTTTGTAATAAGTTAAATGTTCCCTCACTTTTAAACTGTGCATATTCTATGGGAAGACTTCCAATAGATGTTAATGGTTGGAACATTGATTTTGTTGTTGGTAGTGGACATAAAAGTATGGCTGCTTCTGGACCTATAGGTGTGCTTGGAATGAAGCATGAATGGGCAGAAACATTATTAAAACGCTCACCAAGGCATACCAAAAAAGAAGTTGAAATGTTAGGGTGTACAAGTAGAGGTGCACCAATAGCTACTTTAATGGCGTCTCTTCCACATGTAGTAAACCGTGTGAAGAATTGGAATGAAGAAGTAGAATTATCTAGGTCATTTGTAGCTAATCTTGAAGAGATTGAAGGAATCACACAACTTGGAATAAAACCAACAAATCATGACCTTGTGAGATTTGATACTCCTATTTTACATGAAATATCAAAAATACATCCAAGAAAAGGATTTTTTTTATATGAAGAATTAAAATCAAGGAATATAGTAGGTATAAAAAGAGGACAGACAGAATGGTTTAAATGTAGTACCTATGGAATGAGTAAAAATCAAAGAGATTATATTGCAGATTCTTTTAAAGAAATTGTTGAAAAATTCGCCAAATAA
- a CDS encoding B12-binding domain-containing radical SAM protein, with amino-acid sequence MNSTDVLLINPIDNTAVKNGLGLSIPPLNLMYLAGALEKASFSVKIFDDDLYQLGNDKILKVVSKIDPMVVGLTATTATINNALEYVKNIKRVLPNVLSVIGGPHTTFVPEETLIDEESLDVVVIGEGEETFVDLVEAFIKTQYKKLSKVKGIAFRDEDKVRMNGFRPLIKDLDSIPFPARHLVPFKSYELSGQSGGMITSRGCVFGCNYCSSSLIMGKKFRTRSPENVVDEVEELVFKYGLEDIAFLDDIFMLDKRRAIKICDEIKERGIDLKFVASSRVDTVNKSLLESLTNSGMKTLYYGVESGSQRVLDLMGKNITLNQTEKAFKIAKDVGVDVIGSFILGYPGETVEEMNDTIDFSIKLDPDYAQYSILTPFPGTPIYSQLKKSNLLEGNNWDNYTVLNSVLNYEKLGLSSKLIERKLIKAYLKFYVRPSYIFKHKYMLKVLADTVIRSFVLPKFKNKNPQGWYDTL; translated from the coding sequence ATGAATAGTACTGATGTATTGTTAATAAATCCTATAGATAATACTGCTGTTAAAAATGGTTTAGGTCTTAGTATACCTCCTTTGAATTTGATGTATCTTGCTGGTGCACTTGAAAAAGCTTCATTTTCGGTTAAGATATTTGATGATGATTTGTATCAATTAGGGAATGATAAAATTCTTAAAGTTGTTTCAAAGATTGATCCTATGGTTGTAGGTCTAACTGCAACTACTGCAACAATAAATAATGCATTAGAATATGTTAAAAATATTAAAAGAGTTTTACCTAATGTTTTATCAGTTATTGGTGGTCCTCATACTACATTTGTTCCTGAAGAAACTTTAATAGATGAAGAATCATTGGATGTTGTTGTTATAGGGGAAGGTGAGGAAACATTTGTTGATCTTGTTGAAGCTTTTATTAAAACTCAATATAAAAAATTATCTAAAGTTAAAGGAATTGCTTTTCGTGATGAAGATAAAGTTAGAATGAATGGATTTAGACCTTTAATAAAAGATTTAGATAGTATACCATTTCCTGCGAGACATTTAGTTCCTTTTAAGTCTTATGAACTTTCAGGCCAATCTGGAGGGATGATTACAAGTAGGGGTTGTGTTTTTGGTTGTAATTATTGTTCTTCATCTCTTATAATGGGTAAAAAGTTCAGAACTCGTAGTCCAGAAAATGTTGTTGATGAAGTTGAAGAATTAGTTTTTAAATATGGGCTTGAGGATATTGCTTTTTTAGATGATATTTTCATGTTAGATAAAAGAAGGGCTATAAAAATATGTGATGAAATCAAGGAAAGAGGTATTGATTTAAAATTTGTAGCTTCTTCAAGAGTTGATACTGTTAATAAATCATTGTTGGAATCTCTTACAAATTCTGGAATGAAAACATTGTATTATGGTGTTGAATCAGGTTCACAACGAGTTTTAGATCTTATGGGGAAGAATATAACACTTAATCAGACTGAGAAAGCATTTAAGATTGCGAAAGATGTGGGTGTTGATGTTATTGGTTCTTTTATTTTAGGGTATCCTGGAGAAACAGTAGAAGAAATGAATGATACTATTGATTTTTCGATAAAGTTGGATCCTGATTATGCTCAGTATTCTATATTAACTCCATTTCCAGGGACTCCTATTTATTCTCAATTGAAAAAAAGTAATCTTTTAGAGGGGAATAATTGGGATAATTATACTGTTCTTAATTCTGTTTTAAATTATGAAAAATTGGGATTAAGTAGTAAATTAATTGAAAGAAAGTTGATTAAAGCTTATTTAAAGTTTTATGTAAGGCCGTCTTATATTTTTAAACATAAATATATGCTTAAAGTTTTAGCAGATACAGTTATTCGTAGCTTTGTTTTACCTAAATTTAAAAATAAAAATCCACAAGGATGGTATGATACATTATAA